In Nevskiales bacterium, the genomic stretch CTCGCCGCTGCGGAACTCGAGCCGCAGCGGCGTGCCAACCAGGCGGAAGGCGTCGCGGAAGCGGTGCACGAGATAGCGGTGATAGGACAGCGGCAGCTTGTCGGTCTGGTTGCCGTGGATGACGATGGTCGGCGGATTGCGGCCACCCTGGTGCGCGTAACGCAGCTTGATGCGCCGGCCGACCACGGCCGGCGGGGGATTCGCTTCCACGGCCCGCTCCAGCACCCGCGTCAGCTCGGGTGTCGGCAGTTCGGCCTGCGCCGCCGCCCACGCCGCATCCACCGATTCGAACAGCTCGCCCAGCCCGGAACCGTGCAAGGCGGAGATGCAGTGCAGCGGCGCATAGTCGAGGAACGGCAGCTTGCGCGTGATTTCGCGCTGGACGGCGTTGCGCGCGCTGCGCTCGAGCCCGTCCCACTTGTTGACGGCGATGACCATGGCGCGCCCGCGTTCGGCAATCAGGCCGAGCAGGTGCGCGTCGTGCACGCCGATGTCGCCCTGCGCGTCCACCACCGCGATCACGACGTCGGCGTCCTCGATCGCCTGCAGCGCCTTGATGACGCTGATCTTCTCTACGTGGTCGGTGACCCGTGCACGGCGCCGGATGCCGGCGGTGTCGATCAGCACGTAGGGCTTGCCGTCACGCATGAACGGAACAGCGATGCTGTCGCGCGTGGTGCCGGGCGCATCGAAGGCCAGCACCCGCTCCTCCCCCAGCAGGCGGTTGACCAGGGTGGACTTGCCGACATTGGGCCGGCCGACGATGGCGATGCGCACACCTTCCGGCAGCACGGCCGCGGCCGCCGCACGTTCCGGCACGTGCGCCAGCGCCGTATCCACCAGCGCGGCCAGTCCGGCGCCGTGCGCACCCGATACCGGCAGCGGCGCACCGAAGCCCAGCGCGTAGAACTCGGCCGCCGCAATCGCCGGTTCCAGGCCCTCGCTCTTGTTCGCCACCGCCAGCACCGGCTTGCCGGCGCGGCGCAGGCGCTCGGCGATGCCACGATCCTCGGCGCAGAGGCCCTCGCGCGCATCCAGTACCAGCAGAATCACGTCGGCCTCGGCCACCGCCAGATCGG encodes the following:
- the der gene encoding ribosome biogenesis GTPase Der, translating into DLAVAEADVILLVLDAREGLCAEDRGIAERLRRAGKPVLAVANKSEGLEPAIAAAEFYALGFGAPLPVSGAHGAGLAALVDTALAHVPERAAAAAVLPEGVRIAIVGRPNVGKSTLVNRLLGEERVLAFDAPGTTRDSIAVPFMRDGKPYVLIDTAGIRRRARVTDHVEKISVIKALQAIEDADVVIAVVDAQGDIGVHDAHLLGLIAERGRAMVIAVNKWDGLERSARNAVQREITRKLPFLDYAPLHCISALHGSGLGELFESVDAAWAAAQAELPTPELTRVLERAVEANPPPAVVGRRIKLRYAHQGGRNPPTIVIHGNQTDKLPLSYHRYLVHRFRDAFRLVGTPLRLEFRSGENPFAGRRPKSGPRRARPRRRSGRD